The nucleotide sequence AAACAGCAAATAAGTGAAAGTCATCTGATGTCTCCTTGCATTTTTAGCAGGTGAATACCCAAATTACAACAGCTTCATTCAGTAAACTATCTATTTTAGTTGGATTGCTCAGGATTAATTTGATTCTAAAAAGATATGATCTCAGCACTGAAAGACCCGAGGACACTAAGTGACTTACTAGGTTTCTGAAATGGCATTTCACGGTTGTCATGGTGTCATAACATGACTGAACGCATGACCCCAGGGACGCCTACGGTGCTCTTCCTCTCTTGTCGCTCTCTCTGATACTGAGCAATAATTTAGAAATGCAATATCACCCTGCTGAAAAGTTACAGAAAGGAAATTGAAAAATTGCTGTACTTGACAGGCAGACTTTTGCATTAGATATACAGGGCATGTGGAAAGGGCAGTCATTTAGACTTAAACGTGAATGTATGCAGTGAAACAGCTACAGATTTAATGTCATAATTTGACAGAAATTGGGCAGTGTGCTTGGTCAGGCTTTTTGTCATTAGAATAATTATGCTCCGTGTGATATGTGATATTTGTTATCTGATGATATGACTTCCTGATGTGGATGAATGagtcagagacagagactgGTAGTAACACCACACCAGCAGACAACTGTCAAGAGTGagtgtttgtatgcatgtgtatgtgtgtgtttcacagtCTGTAACCTGAGTTGATTATAGCTTGCGTGGTGCTCTGTCACCGAGGTAATGAATCACTGTGGATGGAGCTCTCACTGCTACTGTGAGGCAGCGCACTGTAAAGGCATCCATTAAGGGGGGTTGATGTTATCAAAAGGCACAGCTGTTGTATAAACTCCTTCTGAACTGGATTATGATTTAAAAGTCAGCAGGGTACTCCATAAAGTTCTCTAGCGTTTCACCTTTTATCTCAAAGTGACTGATTTCTGAACCATACATATTTAACCTACATGCCTGAAATATCCTTTGTgtatgaaaaacagctgcatcaTTGTTATCTTTCCACATTAGCACGGTGTCTCTTGCTGTCTCATGTACATCAAGACCAAAACCTTATTAAGATTCCTGTCAGTAGACTAAAcctgttgtgtgtgtctgtctacaTGTTTATATAATCTCAGGACAGATTGTCTCCGTGATACTCTCCCCTCTAAGACACTGTGATCCCAGCTGAAGTGGAAAGTGTTGGGCTGAGTGATTGCAGAGGTGACTTGGCATACAATTTGAGAATCAGGGGATTTTTAGCCCAATTACGCTTAACCCCTTCTCAGTGTGGCTTCCAGCTCTTGGGAAATGAGACACGGAGCACTTGGTGTTGCATGTCAGAGCACACTGATTGTAGAGTGACAACATGGATCAGAAATAGAAACAGGATGTCTATAAAAGTCGTGGATGGACCCGAGCCTTGacataaacaacacaaagagacagagagagacagacagacaggcggtgGAAGCCAGGTGAAAAAGCTAGCTGAAGCATCACCGTTTACTCGAACAAACAGTCTCATCACAGGCGCATCACCAGACCTTTAGAGTGATCCACAAGAACCATTGGAGGTGATAAATCTGAGACAGCTCTTCACACAGCAGCGATGATGCCAGTCTGTACAGTTCTGGAGAAGCATAACGGCATGGTGGTGGGAGCTGAGCTGACCTGCAGCGTGCGGGAGGACAACAGGGCTCAGAGGGAGAGCTACTGTGCTGACTGGCATAGCCTCAGTCTCAAGACTCAACCTCAGGACAGGTGAGAACTCACAGACCAACCAGAAAACATTCTGCCATTCCACTTTATGTGGTATTTGTCACCGGTGAATGAGAAGAAACAGGTTTCTACTAATAACATCGTGGCAGTGAATTAAATTCTTCCTTACAGTCATCAGACTAATTTATTTGGCACTTCATGTTAGAACTGTTCTCGTATTGGAAGCAGTCTAATCAAGTAGGTAAATCACAGTGCATGCTCCAACAGTTGCTAACTTCACCTTTTTTCTGATGCCTGCAGGCAGACAATGAACATGAATGACAACTCTCGAAGGGAGACTCTGTCCCGGCAGTGGCAGGCCCGTTCGCTGATGCAGACCTGCCCCTCTGGGGTCTTCAGAGTGGGCACTGTGGAAAGAGGTGTGAGGGAGCACCAGCTGCTGCCAAAAAGAAAAACGCTCCCCTTGCCCATCTTTACCCCTGCAGAGCTGGGTGTCAGGCTTGGACGTGGAGCCccacacacagaggaagactTGCAGCCCTTCCCCACCCCAGACGGAGTCTGTCCCAGCAAGAGGACCGTGGACGAAATCACAAGAGACCTCCCCCCAGTCAAGCCAACCCTCATGGAGTTCGCTAAAGATCCCAAAGCCCTGGGTCGCTCCATGTCCCAAGAAGCCCAGAGAGGGTAGaatacaaaaagagaaagaggggataTTAGGGAGAGGCGAGAAGGGTGACAGCTGGGAAAGGATAGTCATTGAGCAGAGTGATTCAGGAAAGAGCATGACAAGGTGTTTATAGATTTATCTCTAGTGACATTCATCAAATCCTAAATACTGTAGATCTTTAGCTCTATCTGTGTTTCTTGGCAAACACAGCACCAGGTAAATGTCACGCTTTGTCATTGTTGGCATTTGGTTGTGAGTGGTATTAGAAATGGTTACGTGAAAGCCTTCGCATTGTGATGGAGAggcactgtgtgtgttctcaGCTGTGCCACAGGCTGATCTCTGTCTGTGCTGGCCAGCTGCCCTCACCATATCTGCTGATCTCTCTGTGGAATTACTGCCACACAACAATTGCATGCACTGGTGCACATTAACCACACTGCAGGCAAtttcttttgcctttttttgtattgagaAGTACAAATATTCTTGTAAGGTAAATGTAAGTGTTATGAGGTTTGTCAGATTCATggattatatttgtatttggtGGTAAAGGCTTGCAATGAAGCAGAACTTTACAGATGGAAAATAATGTCCAAAAGGAAGAGACACGTTTTGAACTGTAAGGAAAGAAAGAGGGTGAGTCAGAAGGGAAGGGGAGGGGTGACGGGTCGGGGAACATGCCTTGGAGTTGGTCAACTTCCAGGCCTCTGCAAGCCCTTGACACTCTCTGATCTCCGTGAAGAGTACAGAATGCTCTGGCCTGATCACACACTGCAGTtgcacatatgtgtgtgtccctttgggtgtgtgtgtatgccggCTGACACTTTTAATTAAGGGGATTTAGAAAAACGAATAACCTGTTCTTTACTGTGTATTAACTGAATTAACTGATCTGCCTTGTTGgttgagtatatatatatatatatatatatatatatgatagaGGAACAAATACTGTATTAGCTGAGAATACATTGTGGTGTAAATGAATATGAAATGTGTGCAAtgatgttaaaatatttttcctagatatttattatttttattaataaaagcgCAGCTGCTTTTCACTCCTATGCCACTGTGTTCTCTTTCGGATGCAACATGAACATGTTCTGATAAAATACAAACCTGAGTGATTGGTCAAAGCTCAATGCAACATGGTTACAAGGATTCTGACCAGGCAGTAACAGCTGAGCTAAGCAGCAAAGGCATTGTTATAAGCCTAATAACACCATCTTGCAGCTTTAGGCAGGTTCATCACTGTACAACACTGTGTAACAGAGTGCTTTAGACTGTATTGATCCCTGAGGATATTGTGTTGTGGACAGAAGAAAATTGGATATAACAAAGAGAAAATGGGATGAAtatcaccacagcaaaaatGAGTTATAGCCTAAACAATGATacgataaaaaatataaataaaaagagaatacGTGAATAACAGCAGCCGTAAACCATACGGAGGatgaaaaaacaatcaaaacaaaggAATTGATTAATATGGAAAATAATGCATTTTGGGAGGCACCATGATAAAGAAAAAGCTGTGACAGTGCCCACCACCCTGTGAACAATCCCCACGTCACCATTTTACATCCCTCATTTATCTTTCATGTTCCACCTCCTGTGTTTGTCCTCAACACTGTTCCCTTGTTACTGTGCAGTGCTTTAATGGATGCAATGCATCGCCTCCTCTCTAAATCTACAATTTACTCAATCTAATTGATCAATTATTTGTTCTGCCATTAGCTGCCCTTCTCAAATCTCAGTCCTTCTGAATGTATTTGCCTCTTTAACCCCTTCTGACCTACTGTCCCCCCTCTTTCTTGCCACTCTTGCTCGTGTCTCTATGATAGGCAGTGTGTGGTGGTTTGATATTAATAGCTGGGTAAACATTGGCATTACCCTGGAGACAGTGGAGAGACAGCCGTATTGGCACATTCTTCCCATTTGAGCTCTTAATCCTTGTGTTTTATCAGAGATTTGGGTGTGCTGCCTTCACCCCCATCTTTAAAATTACCCTCCCACACTGCTGCTGAAGTTCTGTGTTCCCTACCCTGCACTGTCACAGTACAGTCCAAACTCCAAATGAACCTCCAAACCCTGAAACTATTTTCAGTAGATGCCAAGGAATGTGGGAATTGTGATGGCATCTGTTGTCACAGACAAATCTAGTAAATTGACATTGAAATTCTTTCCTATGCCTCAGCTGTCTCGGCTACATGGAGCTCACTGTATCCTATTTGGCAACTCAACCTGCAAGCAAGTTAATGCAAATCTCACTGCACATTAACTCAACACTTTTTCCTTTACCTGAGTTTGAACCAGTAAGGAAAACACTCAAATGCTTCACCTGATTTTTGTACTTAAACATAGCCAAAATGTTCAGTTTCATTTGCAAATGGCCCTATTTTCATGCACGTTTCTCAATTCTGTTACCTTTATTGTCATTACCTGTAGGGATTGAGTAGTGTGCCTCCTCTAATCCTTCTAAGTACTCATCACAGCGTATTTAAAGACAAGGTCACACAGTGTTACACAGCAATACATCTTATATGGTGTCACACTCTTGCTATGTTGCCCACAGCGGTATGTGGCCTACATCATCACTATAGCATGCAGAGTCACAGTGAGTGCTTGTCAATACAGGAATACATCTTGTGTAGCTGAGGTATAGTTGCCATTCCACTTCACATCTGTTGCTGCTCCCTACTGGATAATATGGGTAATGCAGGTTGAACAAAGTAAAGGTATGAATATGTCTttaaacacacagcaaacacacaatATCATATTTATTCGCTTGTTTCATCTATTGTAAATTAACATAATTGTAATACTTAAGACAATATCAACTATAAGTATGAAATCATAAATCTATTAGTGAAGACAAATAAATTCAAGATTGTTTTTTCCCTACTTGTGCCcatgaaaaaatacatttggtcAGTGAATTAATCAttgctctctcttcttctcttcttctgccACAGCAGCACTGTTGTTTtctatagaaaaaaaacaagatataaaACATTACACAAATCTAAAGCATCTGATGAATTCATCTCTTCAGCCATTCACAATCAACAGCACCACAATCACTAGCAGCATCCCCAGTCAGCACCCTTCACATCCTAATTACTTGAAACTTGCTGTTGTCACCTCTCTTGTCACCCTGCTTTGAAGTGCACTATGACAGCACGGGAGCAGATTGTGTTAATCGGCTGTTGGCTCGGTGTtgctgtgtggttgtttttACCTGCTGCGGGAGTGACGTTGACTCCCACAGTCACAGTGGCACTGTGTGGGGAAGGAGGAGGGGCAGCATGCCTGGTCACACAAGACATAAAGCTATTCATCAGTGTATTACGTACCTTTTACCTTTACCTTTGCTCATGTGGTATGAATGAGCAATGATCAAAAGTCCAAAGCCCAATaataatgcagtgcagtgaTCTAAAACCCAGTTTTGCAGTTTAGTAAATGGATGGCAGATGCTTAGGTACTATTCCTAAACCTATTTAGCAATGTTGAGTCTTTTTCTGGACTCAAAATtgcagagagagatgggaagTCTTTCTCATTGTCTCATAAAAGTGTGACAGAAAGGAGCTTAGTTTAGATTTTCAAGGGTATACGTAAAATTCTTTTACAGCTACTTTTTCTACTTTTCTAATAGTGTTGACTGTTGCTGAAAGGGTGAGAACAGGTGCTTCAAGCACAGCCCGGTAGACATGATgcatctcttcttcctcccctGAAATGTCTCATAAAAATAGGTTTTGGTGAGCTGTACTGAATGTGTTGTTATGAGTTACATGAGTTGTAACCTCAATTTAAGGTGCAGAAATATCACTCTGTTTCAAACTTTCCAAACATCTATTCTCTATTCTGGAACAAGCTTTAATCTCGAGTTAATTTCATCAAGGTGATAAATTAGGAAACGCAGACCTTCTACCTGAAACATTTACCATAGAAGCTCAGCTAATGTGAGATTTATAAAGAATGTCCTTAAAATAGATTTCTTGCAAAATTTGCCTAATATTTGCCCTCGATTAAGATAATAAAATCTACAACATCACACACcgattcatttaaattaaagtcCTGCCACACCTGAAGAAATGATCACCCATTGTCTCCAAAGCATGAGTAAGCTTGAGGAATGATTTTCATGGAAGAATACACTGGTTGAAATTGCAGCACACAGTGGAGCCTCTCTTAAATGAAACCTCATAGATTTGCTTTGTCTGTCAAAATTAATTCTGGCGCCTGCTATAAAACCATCTCAGCGTGCCAGAAGGAGATGATTTCATGCAaactgcctcttaaaggaaaaTACATCTGATTACTTTTCAGGTTGTTTCAGAGTGATGAATGCgcatttgatattttactttGTCTGACAGTTAATTCTCTGTACCACCAATAAtgagttaaaattaaatttaacgGCCACGCAGGAGCTCTgatcacctgtctctgtgtggtGGAGAAGAGTCGGGTTTGTTGGGGTCTTGGTAGACAAGTGTGGCCTGATGCAGGAGCCATGCTGGGTAGGCTGGCTGGTAATAGTGATGGTATATCTCTGGGTCAGCCTCATTCTCTTGTATTATCACCAGATCCCTGGGAGTCTGACatattgaaaaagaaaaacagtccaGCTTTATTTCTGGGCGCAAGACTAAGGTCATTACAAAGTTCTCAGTGCTAAAGTTTTAGTCCAGTATCTGTCATACTATGACCATAGTTTTCCAGTGCAATTCAACAAATATGAGTTATAGACTCCTATATTTTGTTATAACGCCCGACAGCACCTACAAATCCTCTAAATTCCCTGCAAAGCAATACTGATGTcttgaaacatgtttttaatttgtgaaGTCCGAAATTGTTCATGTGGAGTGAAGATTTTGTTTTGAAGTTAAAAAGAATTCCATTAACTTTTTCCAAGATAAGGGTGATACATTCAAACTCATTTTCATAATACAAGTTATGGCCAAATTCACTTTTTCCAATTCAAAGTCCTTAACTCATTCTCTCAACTAAACGGACCCTGATCTTTATCTGGTACGCACCGCAGGGCCCGACGGAGAACCGGAGTATCCGAACAAGCTGAGGGCTGACATGGTCATGTTGTTCATGATGACCTGGTTCATCTGGGCATTCTGGATCATCATCAGCTCTACAAGGTCTGCATGTTGAGAATATTACacccgcccacacacacacacacacacacacacacacacacacacacacacacacacacacacacacacacagcatctgaATATCTTCTGATTGACTAATCCTTTGCAGGGAATTGCTATTGTGTCTTCTTCCCTCTGGGTGACTAGGTTATTAACCCGCATTGTGTCAAACCGCTATTGGTGAATGTAAGTTGCCAAGATTCATTTTCTCAACCTCCTTGTCACTCAGTATTTGTTCGGCAGTGACTCACCTTGCTAAATTATTTAACTCCTTCCCAGCAATGTAAATGCGCTTTCTGACCAAGATTTAGGAAGGTCTATTCAAGTTACTATAATTCCTCTgtcattaaaatcaaattttataggctatatatttaaatacatgaCTGACTTTAGTTTTAAGTGATGTTTGTCACcctgataaattatttaatactATCCAGGCAATATGAATGATATCTCTGGGCAACAATTGTTTGTTATCTCCGTGATGCAACACTCAGCAACCAGACAAACTTAGTGATACTTCCCTGTCTGTGGGGATTACATCAATTCCATAGAATGTAGCAATAATGTCAGCTAATGCAAGTCTTAGTCAAAGAACATGTGAGTCATTGTAATATGTGATTTGCGGTTGGGCTGGATTAGACTGGCACTTATCTATCTCATGGACAACATTTCTCAAATATAACATGCAACTGCTGCATCTTCTGCAGGGATATTGTTTTGTCAGTAGTGTCAATTTCCGTGCTTTTtgccacattttttaaaattgaaaatcaTTTGCAGGATCAAAATGTTCTTTCTTGTTCGGTAGcttcacaaaatgacaaatccaTATTAATAAACCCAGAATTTCAACTCAACAAATGAAAGCAAATGAGATAATCAAATTCACACAGTTGGCAGTCAAGGTAGAATAGACACTATTATATCAGCCATCAAGTGCTGTTATAACAGAGAAGAGTGTGTCATCTCTAATATCTGAGACACTGCCGATCTATACTTTACACCCAGCAGAAATGTGCAGTTTGGTAAGGCCATTTTCAGTGcaaaaaactataaataaatgaataaatacactgTTTCCGACAGCAGAAAGAGAGTGATCCATCTGCTAACCATTTACCTTGTCCTGTCACTGAAATGACAACAATCTGGTTACAAATCATCAAATTAGTTTCCAGCATTTGCACCAAAATGCTTCCTGCAACTAATAGTATGTGCCAAACAACAAGCTTTAATTCAGTTTAAGTTAGAGCACGGGGTTGTGCTTAGGCAGCCATGATAACGGTTTCCAAAATTCATATGCGCAGTAACAattgtttgatgtttttggAACACATTAATATTACATTAAGTGTTGGCTGGTCACAAAAAGATGCTGCTGGAAGACATTTTTAACCTCTGAATCTCTGAACTAAATGCCATTGATGCCTTtatcaattcaattaaattcgaacaactttatttatcccggTAAGGCAATTC is from Micropterus dolomieu isolate WLL.071019.BEF.003 ecotype Adirondacks linkage group LG02, ASM2129224v1, whole genome shotgun sequence and encodes:
- the LOC123967297 gene encoding proline-rich protein 29-like, with amino-acid sequence MMIQNAQMNQVIMNNMTMSALSLFGYSGSPSGPATPRDLVIIQENEADPEIYHHYYQPAYPAWLLHQATLVYQDPNKPDSSPPHRDRHAAPPPSPHSATVTVGVNVTPAAENNSAAVAEEEKKREQ
- the LOC123964767 gene encoding telethonin, which translates into the protein MMPVCTVLEKHNGMVVGAELTCSVREDNRAQRESYCADWHSLSLKTQPQDRQTMNMNDNSRRETLSRQWQARSLMQTCPSGVFRVGTVERGVREHQLLPKRKTLPLPIFTPAELGVRLGRGAPHTEEDLQPFPTPDGVCPSKRTVDEITRDLPPVKPTLMEFAKDPKALGRSMSQEAQRG